TTCGAGTTCTGTCACGCAGGAACTAAATTACAGATAAGTCTGTCTGTTCGATCAGCCGCTCCATCATCTCAAACTGCTCCCCTTTCCCTAGTCCTGCGCCGCGGTGGGTGATCTAGCGCTGGCAACGACGCATCGGCCGCCGGCGCCGGCCTCCGGGTGCCTGAACAGCTTAAACCTCCCGTCCTCCCTGCACGGCTGGAGCAGCTCCTGCGACGGCAGCCGCATCTCCCGCAGCACGAGCCGGCCGTCCTCCCGGTGCGCCCGGAGAGTCAGCCACGGGCGCCCGCTCTTGCCGATCACCGAGATCGGTGGAGGGAACTTTACCCTCCCGCTCCTCGTCCGCCTCGGCATCACGAAACCTTGGTCGGCGTCATCATCAGGCTCACGCTGCTCTCTCTTGCAAGGCGGGTCCCGGGCTTCGACCGCGGCGACACCGTCCATGGCGACGTCGTATGGGTCTAAGCTCTCGGCCCCGAGCGCCTCGGTGAGGAGGTCGGAGCAGGGGTGGAGCGCTGGCGGGGGCGTCAATGGTGGTGCGGAACGGTGGCGCGCGATGGGCCAAGTGGGGCCTAAGTAGGGTGGGCGGTGGAGCGGTGGGGGCGCCATGGACGGACGGGCGTCGCGCGCGCTGGGAGTGGTCGGTGGCTGAGCTGCGTATGTGGTGGCCTGGTGGCTGCGAGCCTACGTACGTGGTTGCAGCAGCTGTGCCCGGCCGTCGCCTATGTATCTATGATCGCGAGAGAGAATACTGAGCAGAGCAGCTCCGAATCTCCGTCCGATGGAGCCGATCGAGAGCGGCTGAGCGGGTCTCCATGGAGGCGGGTGGTGCGCCCTCGGCGTTCACGCTCGACCGAGTGGCAGGGTGCATGCACGGAGATATATCATGGATCCAACGCGAATGGTAAATGCCGGTTGGAAGATGCATGTGCCGCTCTCGGCTCTTGCTATCCGATGAAACCGTCGTTGTTGAATGTTGGATAATCTGATCCGATTACCCACGTCATGGATAACTCCCCATATCCCAAATACACCTATATAGTATTACCTCCATTTCATCATACATCTATCTATTTCTATCTACTATATACTTAAAGGAATATACGATAGATATATGAATGTCTAATAAAGCCACCACATTAAACCACATCATCTATATTATTTCGAAAAATCGTCCAATTCAACGATTAATCGCTATTGGGCGGTCACCGATAAACTCATTTATCGATCGATTAACTTATTTATTGCCCGGTTAATTGGCAAATTTTTCTATAATTGCTAATCGCCTACCGACCGAGTTAACACCGATAGATAAACGGTTTCCTCAACATTGGTTAGATCTAAAATTTATGATTAGGATTTAACAAAACAAATTGTGGTAACAAAACAATGTAGTCTGTTTGGCATGATCGGCTACCATACCAAGTCATGTAGTAACGTAAATTGGTCTGTAGGTAATATTGATGGGAAAATCGATACAAAAATGCGGGCATGCGGTGGCAAAAAAAAATGGTGCTCTCCTCTTATAGGATGCCACCGCGCGGACACGCGGACGCTCTGTCGCCCAAGGAATCTTTGATGTGCAATTAACCAACTTCATTGCAAGTAAAACAATTTCACAAAAATAATTAAAAGCAACTTTTATACAAGGTGGAACAAATTTGGTGTACGTTGAGACACCTTCGACAAAAAGGGTGAGCAACTTTGTTATCTGATAGTGGAATGCAAAATCCGAAATGTTGAGATGTAGTATGCAAATCTGACTAGAACAGATTGTAGCTGTTTTGCCAATTCCTGTCTTGAAGGGTCCTTAATGCAAAACAGCCAAAAGATAATGTTGGACTTTTTTTTCCTCGTTCGTGAGCAGTTTCAGGATTCCCAGCGCATCCCTGGAAGACGCGAGCAATCACCGGCGTTGTTGCAAAACATACGCGAGCAATAACCGGCGACGTTGCGTCTGATGCAGGTCAGGACCGAGTCGGCTCGAGCTGGAGGACGATGAGCTCAGCTCCACTGTGCACGCGGTCGGTGCCCATGCGCATGACCTTGACAGTCTCCCAGGCCTCCTTCGCGGTGGCCTTGACGGCGAGAACGCGAGTCAGCTCTGGCGGCACCCCCTTAAGGATGAAGGCCAGAGCACGGCGATCGTCGCGCTTGCTGCCGAAGAGGTCGTTGACGAGGACGTCCCAGAGGCCCTCGGCCTCCATTTGCACCTTCATCACCAGGGACCACTCCTGGTAGTTGGTCCTGGTCAGCATCGGAGGATGCAtcgatcctcctcctcctcctccttgtatCACGCGCTCCACGATCCGCGTCTCACCGGCGCCGTCGAGAGACAGCCGCGCCCGTGGCTTCTGCAGGTCTGAAGCGGGTCCGTCCTTCAAAACTTTCTCAGCGTCCCCGTCCTTCAAAACTTTCTCAGCATCCGCGTCCTTGTTCGGTGACTTCGACATGGCTCCGCCGCGGATCAAACACCGCGCGGAAGTGGAGAGGTGGATCGAACACCACAAGCCCTCGTGCCACTTGTTGTTGCCGAATCACGAACTGGATACAACGAGAGAGAGAGACGCAGGTGTTTGTGTTGGGTACAACTGGTACAGCTTTTCTGTATTTCTCATTATTTGTGTGGATTCAGAGATCCACTGAAACAGGTAACAAACCAGGACCATAACCACCCGAACTTACCGGCCGTGCCATCCCACGGCGTTCGTGTGTGAGCCACTACTAGCGCTACGACCTGGCCAACATCGTGCCATCCCACGATATACCAAGTCCTAGCGACAAACTAGGCAACTGAAATCAGAAACTAACCTAGCTACATCGGACGGCGAACAGACTCACAACGCCCGACAGTTATTATGACGAAACTGAAAGTAAAACACTAAGCAGCAGGGTTTTGTTCTTCAGCCGGCGCTTGTGGTTTACTTGCCCTTACCGGCCTTCTTCCCGTCGTCGTTGTAGACGACGTTGCGTCCGGCCGGGCCGTAACCGGATACGTGCGCGCTGCCGTCGTCCTTGTGCTCGATCCATACATAGGAGCCGTCGCCCCCGCCGCCTCGCTTCTTGGAGCCACCCTTCTGGTCAtcatcggaggaggaggagctcgtGTCATTGTAGGTGCGGGTGTAGTCATTGCTGCTGCCGTCAGACTCCTCCCTCTCAGCGTCCTCCAAGTAGCTTTTTCTCTCCTTTAGCGTCCACTCATGGTCGTCCTTGAGGTGCTCGGACAAATCAGCTTTCTTCTGGAAGAGGTGAGCATCGCAGCGGCTTATGGGGCACCGATAACCTCCCATCGGGACTGGTGGACTGGGTAGTGAAAGTGCTAGCTGGTAGAAGGAAGGGATAGTGGTTGATTGGGTGTTGAGAAGCAGCTCGATGTGCCTTTATTTATAGGCACCAGCAAGAAGGGCGTGGTGTCGTGTGTGTACGAGTTAGGACCGGGTGTTAAGAGGAGAAGCTCGATTACCGGTCAAGCTTCTTCTGGATTATAAGAGCGTCTTCACCGGCATTCATCCAAGGTGTAGGGCACTTGTCCAGCACAATTACGGGTGTCCAGCGACGCCTCCAAAGTtctatttgattttttgaatatttgtaaatccattaaaaattggtcgATTTTCATTGAGCTTGCTAAATTACAACGAAATTTAAGCTCATACTGAAAGTACAACTAAAAATTATACTAAAGCTAATATAATCTAGTAGCCGAGATGGGGTGGCTACGTTCCCAAATTTAGCATTAACAATTTGCTGGTTGTGTCATTCGGTGAGCCTCCACCGCTGTTGTGTGCTCACAAATTTAGCATTAACAATTTGCTGGTTCTAGAACTCGACATAATCTACACCAAGGGATTTTAATTTTAATTTCTTTGAAACATTAAAAAGgagatttcaaattttggaaaataaCAAGCTATGCCTAGATCAGGCTCCATTTTGACTTTCTATCACGATCAAGTGTGGCGATATGGAAGCCGAGCTCCACGGGTCGCTATTCGAAACCATCCGAAATCGACATTTTTAGTTTAAAGAAGTAAGGAAAAAAAATGAGGTGTAGATAATGTCAAGCTTTATGAGTGTGCAAAATGTTGATAAAAATTTCGTCTTATTTTGGCCCGAGCAAAAGAGATAAATGCGTAGATCTCGATCGGTGAATAATACTGggcttgaaaattttgaaatttgCCAAATTATGAATTAGATGATTCTTAAAGTACTTCTAATTAGACAACGCCCTAATTAATTTCTCTCTCTAGTTATATATCATATGTTGAGCATTAGAAATCTCTAGTCTCATATAAATTTAATCAAGTTGATTAGATCTGCCACCTATATTACCCCAAAATGTTGTCTCTCTTTTTCAGCGCAATGTAGTTCTAGACGGCGAAACGTTGACGGGTTGCTGGCGTGTACATGTTGATATTATAAGAGGGATTACCCAAGTGATCCTTACGAGAGAATGGATACGTTCATTTtggatcactattttatatcataatttgcacttattcactgatatatttcatattagaATGCAATATTTATGTTATTTTAGCTTGTTTTGCATGTTTTGCAATTATTCGGGAATAATGCGTCGGAGTTAGGAATCAGTTGGAAAAAAGCATCGTCACGATACCCAAGTTTTGGAACTCCAAAGCTTCTAGGAAAATTACATATTATTTTTATGATGATTAAGCCAAAGAGCTAGAAGGGGAAAGGATGGGAGTGATATCGCAAAAGTACCTATAATTTGATGTTTTCTGCTTGTTTTATATCATTGATACATGTTTATATTGTATAATTATATCATTTTGAGACATTTTtatgaactaacctattaacaagattccCAGTGCTAGTTTATGTTTCCTCCTGTTTTATTTTAGGAAAACATGTTAAAGGAAAATCCTCCAAAAAATCCGCGAAAAATAATGAGTGTTTTACTTCGGTACAAAGTTGCACACCGAAAATCAGAGAGATGGGAGGGTCCCACCCCTGGGGCACCCACCTAGGCAGGGGGAGACCATGCGCCATCCCCATATGCCAGTGCAAGGGAGGCCCACTcccatcgccctttcgcctatttattccccctTGACTGAAAAACCTAATACAAAGAAAATGTTCCACGAAAGACTCATGAGGCCGCTGTCACCTCGAaacctagttcgggagggttctgaaagtCTTCCCGGTACCGTGCCAgaggggagatcatcaccggagcctTCTTCATGGCGATGCCTTCTGCCAAAGTTGTGCATTAGTAGTTAGACCtttgactatgggtccatagaattaTCTAGATGGTTGTCTCTTCTACTGGTGTCacaatgtttagatcttgtgagcttcctaacatgatcaagatcactttattgtaatgctacatgatgtttttgctaggatccgatgatTCACGAAGTTATGTTCAGATTTTTTTACCATTGCTTATTCATGTTATTGTTATAtttatgatcttacatgctctCTGATACTTATATTACTTTGGCCAAGTGCTGATATTGTATCTCCAAGAGAGGTATTGATGTTAGATAGTGGGTTCGGGCCTCTCGTGATTCCGAGCTGGAGTGATAGAAATGTGTAAGAAagggatatgctgttgccactagggagaaAATAGCGGTGTAATGGTCTATATGATTACGTGCATTGCTTACATTATATACGGAATTTATTGCAATTATCAATTGCTTGGAACTTAATATTTTTTGGTGACATGCTAGATATAGTGATTCTAAGGtgaattattagtcatagatgtggTTGAATTACGGTCTGTATATTTTGATGTAATGCCTAATATTTAATATTTCAAGTCAATATTTATTATAACAACCTCTATACAATTATTTCATGAATTTGTCAAATATCTAGCTGTAATTTGTTTATCCGCATGTATGCTAATCTTTTATTGGAGAGACGCCATTAGTGAAACTATGACCAACGATCCATCTTTGATTATATTGTTTAGGAATTTTTGGAGAATAGTTTTTGAAGAGATTTTCTAAAACAAAAATACAGCAAAAACAAAAACCAATGTTGGGGATATCGTTTATCGGGAACTTATCGGTCGACCCAAGATAAGGGATAAATCGACCAGTTTATTGGCATATCGGTAGATTTATCGACATATCGGCACACTTATCGGCCGATTTATCTTATCGGTCAGACACCGATAAGCGATATCGCACGATAAATCGGAATATCGGAAGATATCTTGAACAATGACAAAAACTGACATTAGGCATCATGTTAACAGATTAGTCAAAAATGCATACAAATATAATAATAAAGTAAAAAACCGGATATTCAAAACGGGTGGCCCACTACCCAAAAAACAATTTTCTAAATgtcaaaaaattcaaaacaaaatttGCATGTAAACCAACACATTTCAAGTCAGTACAAAAAGTTACGCGAACAAAAAACTTTTTTTGCAAcctgtgcaaaaaagacaaattcgaACATATCAAAATGTATATATACCGGTcagaattttctctttttttacaGGTTGCTAAAAAAGTTTTTTCACCATGCCAATTTTTGTGCTAACACATCACACTGAAATGTACATCCGGATTTTTTTTTCTTGAGTTTTTTGACATTCtggaaaaaaaacaaaaaaaattacctAATGGGTGCATCTAGACCCACTACCCAAATCGCCTTCTCCTGCTTCTGCTTTCAGCACCTGCTCTGTCAGCGTTTTCCCATCAGCCTGTGCAGCCATCCCCATGCTTTTTTCTTGGGCGATGGTGGCCGAAAGATCACTCAACTTTGAGTCGACCTTCTCCAGCTCTGACTGGAGGATCTCCCTCGGTTTTTTTTAGCTCGGTTTGCTGCAAAACCAGCTTCTTCGCTCTGACAGCATGTTGTTAGCCTTAAGCTTGCTGCACTGGAATTTTTTCTCATTTATCTGCCACTTCCGAGCCGCTAGATCAGTTGCTCTTTTGATTGCGTCTTTATCCTTCGAAAGAGCCATGAGGTCCATTAAACTGGCGTGGAAGTCATCAGAAGGTGGGCAAGCAAGAATTTCGTTCACCATGTCCTCGATGAAACCACTGGATTCTGCAAGCTGATGTGGGAAGACATCACGAAGAGCTTCGTATAGTTGCTTCAAGGCTTTCTTCATTTTCTTTTCTTGCTTTATGGATTGAGTGGTTGAGTCAAGTTCATCATCACCATGTTCTTCTTCAAATGTCGCATCAAAATCCAGCATGAAATCAAGCAGGTCACTATCAAGCTGATCACCCGCATCAGTTGGAGTAGCATCTAGGCAGAGGTAGTTGCAAGCTGCCGTACTTGAAGTATTTATGGCCTCTGTCTTTGAGTTGTCTTAAGAAGCCTCGACAGGTTGTAACCAAAAGTCAGTGTCGTGAAAAAAGAAATTTTGTGTTTCATAGAGCTTAAAACTTAACAAAATGACGTCTTAGAAGACGCGTGCTAAATAATTTCTGCAACTTTAACTCATACTGTATTTCTTAGTTGGAATCTTGAATGATTGGAGAAGTCATGGCATGAGATGAGGTAGCCTTTATATGCTGCTTGTCCAAGATCGGTTCATTGATATGTATCGTTGATTTCATCAATGCAACCGGGGATACCGATCCCTGCTGCTCTCAAAATTAGAATGGTGGATCTGTTAGCTTTGCAAACACCATAATTGTTATTTGTTTTATTTATAGAATAGACAATTAAGTGATAAATGGATGAAACCACTGTGCAATTCTGGATCCTGCAAAGCAATGTGATCTGGACATTTCTTACTGCACTGTCTATATCTATTTTGTACTACTGTTGGAACCTTCTGATTTTTCACGATGAAGTTGTTCATAAATGTACATGCCATTGAATGTATTTGTCCAGTTTTCTACTTTTCTTAGCATTCACCAATTTCTATTCCTATTGTTCATTATGTGTGAAGTTTCTGGTTGTCCCCCATTCTTAAAATATGACCCACTTTCTGGATTTCCAGTCACATTTGCTTCTCTACGGTCGGCTACTGTTATGTCAGAACCATATATTTGTTCTTATATGTAATATATTTCCCTACTCTCAACGGTTATATGTGATATATTTACTTTTTCGTTTGGGTTTGGTTCACAGGCTGGGATACTTTCATCGGCGATTTATGCGAGCCTCCGCTGCCTGGTGAACAGATTCAGAAGATCATTTGAGGCAGCCTATCAGAGAGAGACTGATCTCGAATGCAATCTTGACTGTCCTTATTGAGTAGATAAAGTTGCATGTGACCTTAAGCGATTCACCATTTAGGATACTAAGGAGATTCTACAAATCTTAGACCTAGACTCCATTCAGCTTTAGTCTTGAATCATGTCATGATGGAAAGAGTGCACTTGGTGATGAGCGATATAAGAAACAAACCATTGATTTCCAGTACCTGCCAGCACCTATATTTTGTTTTGTGCGTTGGTTGGTTACCTTACCTGCTATTGCTTTGCATAGCTTAATGGTGAAAGCCAGTAAATTTTTCCCTTAATGTTTATTCCCTTATGGCTGTAACTCCAACCTTGCATATCTGACTGTCTACCCCAGAAGTATGTAAAACATAATTTATAGATCTGTGTTAGGGTTTCAGTCTGGAGCTGGCCTGTATCTGCTCATATTCTCATGTTTCGTTTACATTTTGCATGCCAACTGACTTTTGCTTGACTGCCTTTTGTTCTACTTTAAACGTTAAAACTACTATCGACACAAGATCATTTTTTTACAAGATCCATAGCCTTGAGGATTACCACGTACAAGAAGAGTAATCTGATCACTTGGCAGCAGTTGAAGTTTTGAGTACGCCACATCTAAGTACTGGCAAGGAATCTTGAATTATTGGAGAAGTCATGGCATGAGATGAGGTAGCCTTTTAAGTTTTAATGCTGCCTAGCTGTCCAAGAACGGTTTCATTGATGCCCACTCTATACATGTTGAGCAGTAGCGTAGACATGATCGTAGCACGTCCCAAGCCAACTTCAGTGAACTGTAGCAATAGCACGCAAGAGTACTGTACAGTAGCAACAAACGGGACAAGGATTTTGTGCACATGGGAGTCAATGCTCCCTTcacttttggatttttgaaaatttcagattctcatatttctctgctttcaagaattatgacattaaatatgtagatagatgtgtatacgaggattggaatcaaaaaagtctcgtcaaaaatacgttatatttttggagatgcaaaaaagacaaatttctggcaGTACACTGACAAAATATACGTACTATTGTACTACTATTTatagtcagaaatttgtcttttttgtattttccgaaatataaagtattttttaatggacttttttgactacactcctcgtgtctaaatctatctacatatttaatgccataatttttgaaaacataaaagagcgaggtttcgaaaattttcaaaaatccaaaagtcCAAGGAGCACTTGTGCTCATGTGCACATGGTACTTTCCGCAACAAACATCCCTATTGTTGAGTACATGGCAGACTAGATCTCGTGCTTTGCTCTGCATCGTGCATTGATGCCCACTGGTTCTATGCATGTTGAGTGTGGATCCTAAACGCCGTAGGGAGTGGACGTGTCGAGTGCGCACTTGTGAAGATGAACACTATGATGCCCGGCCGGCCAGCAAGCTTAGTTTTATGACTACTAGATGACCCATTGCGCGACTGCGCAACTACCGGATGCAACTACTACATTGCCGTCACACACTTTATTTGTTGGTAAAAAGTAATTAATTTTATTTGCATTTATTTAACTAACACCATATAGAAACACTTATGTACACCGATAAAGGTGAATAATTTATTACTCAAATTGTAGTACTCAAATAGACTATTAACCAAATTAAAACAAACTTGAATCCTCACGAAATAACATTGTGAATACTTATCATCGACTGATCGCCTTGATGGCATAGCAAATCACCCCAACAGTACATGGAACACCATGCTCACTGGCTGGGCTACGTTCCTCTTAAAAAGAATAAACACAGCCATGTCAGATGCAAGACCATATTGCTGTCATAGGTTAATGATAATAAAGAGGACTCCGCATCACAAGTTGTTCTTAAAATCACCTCcttgcaaaataaaaaaaaaagattGTCATCGACACAACTCGAGCAATAATATTCTGCGTATTATTAAGATACGACATTTGTGATTTTAAAAAAATGGCAACCGATAATGAGAAACATTACACATCAAACAAAATTGTTCAAAACCTGATAGTTTTGATTGAGAGTTAAATTCCAACATCGGATTAGGACATTCCAAAACTACAATACTACACAAACTCACAATATTTTTTAATCTCTCATCACCTTATACATATACTCTTCATCAGAATAATTGATACATCACTAGTGTGTTTTAGATAGCAGACAATCGTGTTATTTCAAGAACCATAGCAGCAGCTTATGCAATTGTAGAGAGCAACTGCGACTGATAAAAAAATCTGCATCGGCAAATCTCACAAATTTGAACACAGAAGAGAAAGGTGTTTCATGTCACACAAATTTAAAATTCACGAATATGTTTCTCGGTCACTATGGTCAGAATCCTAAACGATGAACGTATGAATGAACCAAATAAAGGTCAGGTCTATGCACTGAGGACAATATTTCCAGTTCATCTCCCAGGAATGAAAGCAAGTTCGATGCTCTAAGGATATAGTTTCAATATCAACTCAGGAATGGAAGTAAGTTCAAtgcactaaggatatatatagtttccaTTTCAACTCCCAAACCTTACTGTTTTAAGGCGAACGAAAATGAAGTTGCAAACACTTTTCACCTGTTTAATATTATATATACATGCCAGTCAAACGACCAGGCCAGGAGGTATACAGTCCATAATTTCAAGAAGAAAGGCATTTCCTCATCTATCACAACAATAAGCTTTTCTATAACCACTCTCAACGGTTATATGTGATATATTTACTTTTTCGTTTGGGATTGGTTCGCAGACTGGGATACTTTCATAGGCGATTTATGCGAGCCTCCACTGCCTGGTGAACAGATTCCGAAGATCATTTGAGGCAGCCTATCAGAGAGAGACCGATCTCGAATGCAATCTTGACTGTCCTTATTGAGTAGATAAAGTTGCATGTGACCTTAAGTGATTCACCATTTAAGATACTAAGGAGATCCTACAAATCTCAGACCTAGACTCCATTCAGTTTTAGTCTTGAATCATGTCATGATGGAAAGAGTGCACTTCGTGATGAGCGATATAAGAAACAAACCATTGATTTCCAGTACATGTTCCTGCCAGCACCTATATTTTGTTTTGTGCGTTTGTTGGTTGCCTTCCCTGCTATTGCTTTGCATAGCTTAATGGTGAAAGCCAGTAAATTTTTCCCTTAATGTTTATTCCCTTATGGCTGTGACTCCAACCTTGCATATCTGACTGTCTACCCCAGAAGTATGTAAAACATAATTTATAGATCTGTGTTAGGGTTTCAGTCTGGAGCTGGCCAGTATCTGCTCATATTCTCATGTTTCGTTTACATTTTGCATGCCAACTGACTTTTGTTTGGCTGCCTTTTGTTCTACTGTAAAACGTTAAAAGTACTATCGACACAAGATCATTTTTTTACAAGATCCATAGCCTTGAGGATTACCACGTACAAGAAGAGTAATCTGATCACTTGTCAGCAGTTGAAGTTTTGAGTACGCCACACCTAAGTACTGGCAAGGAATCTTGAATTATTGGAGAAGTCATGGCATGAGATGAGGTAGCCTTTTAAGTTTTAATGCTGCCTGTCCAAGATCGGTTTCATTGATGCCCACTCTATGCATGTTGAGCAGTAGCGTAGGCAGGATCGTAGCACGTTCCAAGCCAATTTCAGTGAAGTGTAGCAATAGCACGCAAGAGTACTGTACAGTAGCAACAAACGGGACAAGGATTTTGTGCACATGGGAGTCAGTGCTCCCTTcacttttggatttttgaaaatttcagattctcatatttctttgctgtcaagaattatgacattaaatatgtagatagatgtgTATACGAGGATTGGAATAAAAAAAGTCTCGTCAAAAAATACGTTATATTTTTTAagatgcaaaaaagacaaatttctggcaGTACACTGATAAAATATACGTACTATTGTACTACTATTTATAGTCAGAAATTTgtattttttgtattttccaaaatacaaagtattttttaaTGGGACTTTTTTGACTACACTCCTCGTGTCTAAATCTATTTACATATTTAATGCCATAATTTTTGAAAACGTAAAAGAGCGAGGTTTtaaaaattttcaaaaatccaaaagtcCAAGGAGCACTTGTGCTCATGTGCACATGGTACTTTCCGCAACAAACGTCCCTATTGTTGAGTACATGGCAGACTAGATCTCGTGCTTTGCTCTGCATCGTGCATTGATGCCCACTGGTTCTATGCATGTTGAGTGTGGACCCTAAACGCCGTAGGGAGTGGACGTGTCGAGTGCGCACTTGTGAAGATGAACACTATGATGCCCGGCCGGCCAGCAAGCTTAGTTTTATGactactagatgacccgttgcgcgaCTGCGCAACTGCCGGATGCAACTACTACATTGCTGCCACACACTTTATTTGTTGGTAAAAAGTAATTAATTTTATTTGCATTTATTTAACTAACACCATATAGAAACACTTATGTACACCGATAAAGGTGAATAATTTATTACTCAAATTGTAGTACTCAAATAGACTATTAAACAAATTAAAACAAACTTGAATCCTCACGAGAATACTTATCATCGACTGATCGCCTTGATGGCATAGCAAATCACCCCAACAGTACATGGAACACCATGCTCACTGGCTGGGCTACGTTCCTCTTAAAAAGAATAAACACAGCCATGTCAGATGCAAGACCATATTGCTGTCATAGGTTAATGATAATAAAGAGGACTCCGCATCACAAGTTGTTCTTAAAATCACctccttgcaaaaaaaaaaag
This region of Lolium perenne isolate Kyuss_39 chromosome 2, Kyuss_2.0, whole genome shotgun sequence genomic DNA includes:
- the LOC127334742 gene encoding uncharacterized protein, with product MDNSKTEAINTSSTAACNYLCLDATPTDAGDQLDSDLLDFMLDFDATFEEEHGDDELDSTTQSIKQEKKMKKALKQLYEALRDVFPHQLAESSGFIEDMVNEILACPPSDDFHASLMDLMALSKDKDAIKRATDLAARKWQINEKKFQCSKLKANNMLEILQSELEKVDSKLSDLSATIAQEKSMGMAAQADGKTLTEQVLKAEAGEGDLGSGSRCTH
- the LOC127334741 gene encoding uncharacterized protein codes for the protein MAPPPLHRPPYLGPTWPIARHRSAPPLTPPPALHPCSDLLTEALGAESLDPYDVAMDGVAAVEARDPPCKREQREPDDDADQGFVMPRRTRSGRVKFPPPISVIGKSGRPWLTLRAHREDGRLVLREMRLPSQELLQPCREDGRFKLFRHPEAGAGGRCVVASARSPTAAQD